From Mustela nigripes isolate SB6536 chromosome 13, MUSNIG.SB6536, whole genome shotgun sequence, one genomic window encodes:
- the LOC131998657 gene encoding olfactory receptor 4F3/4F16/4F29: protein MDGGNHSVVSEFVFLGLTHSWEIQLLLLVFSSVLYVAAMTGNILIVFSVTIDPHLHSPMYFLLASLSFIDLGACSATSPKMIYDLFRKRKVISFGGCIAQIFFIHVIGGVEMVLLIAMAFDRYVAICKPLHYLTIMSPRMCILFLVAAWALGIIHSLFQLAFIVNLPFCGPNVLDSFYCDLPRLLRLACTDTYRLQFMVTVNSGFICVGSFSILLISYIFILFTVWKHSSGSSSKALSTLSAHITVVLLFFGPTMFVYTWPHPKSQLDKFLAIFDAVLTPFLNPVIYTFRNKDMKAAMKRVCRQLVIYRKIS from the coding sequence ATGGATGGAGGGAATCATTCGGTTGTGTCTGAGTTTGTGTTTCTGGGACTGACTCATTCATGGGAGATCCAGCTTCTTCTCCTGGTGTTCTCCTCTGTGCTCTATGTGGCAGCCATGACGGGAAACATCCTCATTGTGTTTTCTGTGACCATTGATCCTCACTTACATTCCCCCATGTACTTCCTACTGGCCAGTCTCTCTTTCATTGACTTGGGGGCCTGCTCTGCCACCTCACCCAAGATGATTTATGATCTTTTCAGAAAACGCAAAGTTATCTCCTTTGGAGGTTGCATTGCCCAGATCttcttcatccatgtcattggtGGTGTGGAGATGGTGCTGCTCATTGCCATGGCCTTTGACAGATATGTTGCCATTTGTAAGCCTCTGCACTACTTGACCATCATGAGTCCACGGATGTGCATTTTGTTTCTGGTTGCTGCTTGGGCCCTTGGCATAATACACTCACTGTTCCAACTAGCATTTATTGTTAATTTACCCTTCTGTGGTCCTAATGTATTAGACAGCTTTTACTGTGACCTTCCTCGTCTCCTCAGACTGGCTTGTACAGATACCTACAGATTGCAGTTCATGGTCACTGTCAACAGTGGATTTATCTGTGTTGGTTCTTTCTCTATACTCCTCATCTCCTACATCTTCATCCTTTTTACTGTTTGGAAACATTCCTCAGGCAGTTCGTCCAAAGCTCTTTCCACACTGTCAGCTCACATCACTGTGGTCCTTTTGTTCTTTGGTCCAACCATGTTTGTCTATACATGGCCACATCCCAAGTCACAACTGGACAAATTTCTTGCTATTTTTGATGCAGTTCTCACTCCTTTTCTGAATCCAGTCATCTACACATTCAGGAATAAGGACATGAAGGCAGCAATGAAGAGAGTATGCAGACAGCTAGTGATTTACAGGAAGATCTCATAG